gaaaaatttaGAAGATATATCGTTACGATAAAAAAAGCCACAAGGCAAGTTGATCCTAAATAGAACTTTATGTAGAAATCAATCCATCCTACACCTGCCACATTGGAAGAATTCggatttatatttgaattaggATTTGGATTTCATATTAACCATAATTTCAAATCCAAGattatgaaaagttttaaaagcttGTTTGGCTTTGGTGCAAAcccaaatccaaattttaaaaatgatccAAATAAGGGATTTGATTTTAAAGACCCAGTCCAAATGCTCCTCCCCAAATCCATGCATCCAAACACACCAAAAATGTCTTGCAAAAGATTCTGTCAGAACTGAATCACCGAGACTAGGGCCTGGATTGCCAGATCAGTTCCACATTCCCTTACAAGCATAGGCAAAAACAATGGGAGcaaaccatttcattataaaattGTTTCATTATAAATCCCAAGGCTCGTCCACCATGCATAAGGTGCAGTGCTGAAGTCTGAAATGGATTCAAAATAATGCAATCATTAATTCTAAAAGGtaacagcatatatatatatacctataaaatatatatatatatatatattcaggcACAAATTGAAGCAtcgaaagaaagagaaggaaggtTTGCATGCAATAGTTAGTATTTCTAAAACAATCAATATATCATGTAACGTGGTTGCTCCTTTGTTAGTTCCTCATTCTCAAAGAAACTCCTAAATTATACAACTGATTAAATCTAAGTGTCCAACTTCATCTAGAACTTAAAAAATGCATCTAATAgaggacacacacacacacaaagaatAAGAAGGGGTACCACTGTACTCAGCAGTACCTGTCCTGTACTTCGGCTAATAGATGCATGCTCTTTTAGGAGGGCTTGCTCAGCAGAGCCAACACTGTCTTCCAAGTCTAATCTTGAGCAATCGAACTCTCTAAAATCCTCAAGGAGTGAAGCATGTTCTTTCTTAGCTCTGAGGCTTGAGCAGAGACGATAAAACTCCTGCACTTCAATAATGTCTACAAGGAGTTGGTGTCTGATAGGTTCAATCTAAGTGAATTACGCACTATAACTCACagcaaaaaaaaagtaagtagaAGTGATGGAGAATATTTACACAAGAAGATGAAGCAGAAGAATAAAGGAACTAGACAAGCTGCTTCACTGGCTCCTACATAGCATGAGGCCAAGCTCAAAAACAAAGTTTTCTTAAGAGGAATGAGAATTGTGAAGCAGGGCAAGGATAGATACATGTATTACAACACTGTAAAAAAGGTAAAGCAGGTCCTaggagttgagagagagagaggcaagaACAAATATTTGTTATTCACATTTCTTCGACCCAAGTCAAagtcataaattttcaaaagaattgaaAGGTGCAAGAGCTCATGAGACATAAGTGACAATGGCCTAACAGGCTTATATACCTCTTCTGTAGTAATGCAAAACATCTTCGAGACCTCTTACACAGAGGCAGAAGGACCATACTATGAAGTTTGATTCTAATTCTTTCTGAAAAATGAAGTAAACATTGATTGAGAAGCCACACTACCTGAGTAAGATCTTGCAGAATCTCTTGGTGCCTAGTCAAGGTGTGAGAAACCATTTCTGATCCCCCTGATGATACCCAAGCTTGCATCTGCGAATTTACCTGCTGGAGCTGTTTTAACAGTCGGTCTATCCCAGATTCAAAATCATTCTCTGAAGTATCAGTTTTTGCCATGCCCTTTGTAGAAACCACCTTACGATATGAATTCATTTGTTCATCCAACTGAGCTTCAAGCTTCCGAGCCTGCAATCACAGACAGATGAAATACTCActgaaaaaattacatttaccACATAGcaagaatttaagaaaaataaaacgcGCACAGTACAACCCATGATGAATGCCCTGCTCAGTACATGCAAAAATATTAATCGGCATATACGTTCTTAGAATTATGCGGTCCTATCATCTGAGATCTATATGCTAAATTGTTTGTTCAAGCTTAAAATGAGACAGGAGCTAAATCAGCAAAGAGAAATTGGGTCGAAGAGGTTGGTAGACAATGTAATTATAGCAAGAAATTCTTCATTTATTTGTCGATCTACCTTCTTTTCCAATATTTGAGAGGTTAAGGCCCATACATATAGATATGTTTATATGGCCAATGATAGCAACAATTAGGATCAGAGATTAAATTTAGGCAAGGAAAAGGCCATCTTTACCTAAGCTTTTTATATGTATGATAAGTTGATGATAAAATGTCAGTGCCATccgtggagaaaaaaaaaatatcccaaGTTTTTACAAATGACCAGGAAAATGGAAAAGTTCCCAAAGGAGGGAGATGcagaaatttcttttattataggTATGGCGATAATTGAAGCAAAAAATAAGGAATCACGAGCTGATCTCAGACATTCAATTTTCCACTCAGTAGAAACTCCAATTCCCGCTGCCGACAAACCGAAGgacaaaccaaacaaaacaatcTAAGTTTAAACATCTATACTCGCAGAGTTCCGAACTTCCTTATTATATATTTCCCATCAATCAAGTAGAATTAAAGAGAATGATTAAAGGAGGAGAACAAATCGGACCTGTTTGCGAAGGGCGTCCCATGAGCTCGGCACATCCATCGTTCCTCCAAATCCTCCTCTCTGGACTCTGGTATATTCTCCAAAGTTCCactcctccctcttcttcctGTTTCTCGTATTTTTCTAAGAGATTTGGATTTTAGAGGTTGTTTGGTGACGAAGACAGATTGCCTGCTTCTCTCATCGGCAATCAGCGATTGGACCGAGTGATTACATGCACATGCGTTCTCCTTACTCCTTGGTGCTAATAAAAGGGGTAAATCAAATGCTGCTCCGTCCCCTCCATCTTACCGCTTACTGCTTGATGATTTGGCACTGACACGTGGCGATCACGTGATtaagttagaattaaaaaaaaaaaaaaaaaatcccaaaccaACTCGTCCCCTTCTGAAAGTGAAACCAACTCGTCCATTCCGTCCAATCTTTTGGAAACCCTAGAGCCCCAAATCTGCGATTCCTCCTTCCCACTCCGTCCGAGCATGTGAAATCCAAACCCAAGCAACAATCCCTCCCGGTCACACTCCGTCCAAACCGAAGCAACCATCCTTCGCGGTAACAGTCCTTCCAAACACAAGCAACTATCCCTCCCTAGAATCCCCCAGCATTTGGCGAGCAGGTTAGCTCTTTTGTGTTTGTATATCTGGCTCTATAGCTATAGCTTCTTGGTATGCATACTTGGGAAATGGGCATTGAAATAATGTTAGATTCATCGTGGAATTGCTAAAATTTTGCGTAAATTCTGGTTAAAGTTCGATTTTTTGTATTCATTTTGGACTCTGGTATTCATTTGAAAGTTCGAAAATTTGAGATTATTCAATACAAATGCTTTGCGTGGTTCTGATTTTTGTAGATTAATGCCCTTCGGATTGCACTGAAAGCCTGATATGTCCCCATAATGTACAAGTACATAATTCGTGGGACATACTAATAGTAAAGACGAGTAGTACTAGACATCAGCCCCTGTTCATTATACATCCCACACACCTGTCGTGTAtttcgtttttttttcttttttctttatttccctCAAAACGCACGGTTTGAaacacaaaccatttcattcGAATTTCACCCCATTCGACATTAACCCCGCGTCGCCGacgctcctctctctctctcttttcgtttgtttttcttgtgcatttatttttgttatgcaTTTGCGCTTGTGTTGTGCTGTGGAGTGGTAGATTGGGATTTCGTTTGTTCTTCTTTATCTTGTTTTTATCGGCAGCCATGACTGTTAATGATTTGTGTAGTTATATTTTCGGGCATTTTGATCTGCaagctctctcttttttttttttttttttttttccttcctggGCATTTTGGTAGGCTCTGTTTTGTGGTCTGAATATCAGGTTGTCAGTGAAGGGAAATTCCATTTGGTGAAAAAGCGGAGGGAGAGATGAAACCATTGCATATGTTTGTTTAGCAATGTGCTGTATATAATGCGAGAAAGATTTCTTgtattaatttatctcaatgATGAGATAGGGCATAttgactttaatggcatggactttcataatttcttagtttctaatgtgCCTACGTAGGTAGGGCATATTGACTTTGTAATTGGCAGTTGTTGCCCATTCTCAGATTAATGATacttgttttacttataaaaaaaataataataataatttatctcaatGATAAATCTAAGCCTTAAAACACCAACTCTAGTAATATCTCATTCCTCTGGTACATGACCATTAACAGTCTCATATATGCCTCATACTCTATGTACGGAACAATCATCAACATACTGAGAATCTTGAcaaaaattcttaataaaacTCAACGATAAAGGAGATGGTTTCTAACATCCTAAAAtcctttatttaattttttttttcaaaatacattGAAGAAGTCATATTTTCTCTTGTAACAATCTATTGGAAGGGACTAAAACACCAACTCTGTGTTGCACTTTCTGTTTTCAAAGTTTAGGCAGAATGACATATAGCATGCAGCACTTAACCATTGTATGCTTGACTAGTTCTCTCATTGGCTTTCTTAGTTTTAAGTGTGAtgggagaagaggaagatggaaTGCCACCCAGGCCTTCGACGTCGACCTCACAGTCATATGTTGGTCCCATAAATCCATATTACTCGCCATTAATGAGGCCTCAAAATACATATCAAAATCCAAACGTCTACCATGTGGGTAGCCTGGttgatgtattttattttttaataaattttgtttgacGTGCTTTTGAATCTAACAAATTGCATAATTGCAGCATCCTTTTGAACAAAATATGCCTTACCCTCCGTCGAGCAATCCGGAGGAGTTGAGGCGAGTTGAAGAGTCATTCCAGGTATATTTACGTTAATTTTTCAACAAATTTTCATGTgtccatttatttttctaacaatGTGCTTGAATGCAGCAACCTTATATGTCCTACCCTCCGTCGAGTAATCCGGAGGACTTGAGGCGTGTTGAAACGACCCTCCAGGTATATTTAGACTTgacttttttaaaaacaatttgaACTATGTCCATGAATTTTCCTGACAACCTGCTTGAATGCAGCATCCTATGATGCCTTCTCCTTATATGCCCGACCCTCCGTTGAATAATACCGGAGACTTGAGGCGAGAAACGACTCCTGCTTCAACTGTGCCAACTAGTCCGGAATTTGAACAAAGTTTTCATTCTAATGGTGGTAtgtcactttttaaaaaattactttaatgaTGCTAATATTTAATTGATGTTAATCCATCCATACCTTCTCATTTTAAGAAACTGTATCCGATGTAAATGAAGAAGCGGAGGGGGAGGGTACCACTCTTGTCTCGAATGATGATGTACAAGTTGAAGCACCAAGATCCGGTATGGAATTTGTGAGTGAGAAAGAGCTTAAGGCCTATTATAAGCGATATGCCAAGCAAGAGGGTTTTGGTGTAAGGACGCAAAGGACAAAGAGAGATGATGATGGGAGGGCTGTCTATGTGACAATTGGTTGTGCTCGTGGCGGCAAGTACCAACCTAAACACAATAATATCTCGAGGCCACGGCCAACAACTAAAACAGATTGTAAGGCAAAGGTAAATGCAACCTTGAACAAAAATGGCATATGGGTTTTCACCACTGTTGAAAATGCACACAACCATAGTACTTTGAGCCCCAAGAAGTCCAGACTTTTGAGATCTCACAAGTGTGTAGATGAATACAGTCAAAGGATGCTTGATTTGAATGATAGAGCAAGTATTCGAATGAACAAGAATTATTGTGCACTTGTTGAGGCGAGGGGGTTTgagaattttgaatttcaagagAAAGATTGTCGAAATTTCATTGACAAGGCTAGACATTTAAGGTTGGGTAAAGGAGATGGCGAAGCACTTAATGAATACTTtcagagaatgagagagatgaATGATGGCTTCGTTTCTGTCATGGACGTGGATGATGATGGCAGGTTACGAAATGTGTTCTGGGCTGATGCACGAAGTAGAGCAGCATATGAGGATTTCGGAGATGTTGTGACCTTCGATACgacatacctaacaaataggtATGGGATGCCTTTTGCCCCATTTGTTGGTGTTAACCATCATGGGCAGTCCATACTATTAGGGGTGGGGTTGCTATCAAACGAGGACACACATACTTTTGTTTGGTTGTTCCGAGTATGGTTGAATTGCATGAATGGTCGAGCGCCAAAAGCCATCATAACCGACCAAGATCGAGCAATGAAGAGTGCTATTGCCACTGTATTTCCCAAAACCTGTCATAGATATTGTCTATGGCATATAATGCGCAAACTTCCAGAGAAGTTAGGATCTCACTCACAATTCAATGCAGGGTTGAAGACTTCCATTCAGACTACAATATATGATTCACAGACTTGCACAGAATTTGAGGAGAGGTGGGGTCAACTACTTGAGAAGTATGATCTTCAAGGCAATAACTGGCTTCAGTCCTTATACGACGAAAGGTCTTTTTGGGTTCCGGTTTACTTGAAGAATGTATTTTGGGCTGGTATGAGCATGACACAACGGTCGGAAAGCATGAATACTTTTTTCGACGAGTATGTCCATTCTGGTACaactttgaagaaattcattGATCAATTTGATAATGCTCTAAGAAAGAAGGCGGAGGTAGAAATAATGGCTGATTTCAATTCTAGCAACCAAACGATCCCCTGCGTGTCCCATTTCAGCATTGAGAagcaatttcaaaagttatataCAAATGCAAAGTTTAAAGAGGTCCAAAGGGAGCTGATAGGCCTAATGTGTTGTAATTGCACACTTGTAAGCACACATGAGTGCATTTCAACCTTTGATGTCTTGGATGAAATATGTATTGATGACTGCACCAAAACAGTCCATTACTCAGTTTACTATAACGAAGAGGAGTGCGAGTTAAAATGCACGTGTGCATTGTTTGAGATGAGGGGGATTCTATGTAGGCATGTACTTAGAGTTTGTCAATTGAAGAAGATTAATGTGCTGCCAGATATGTATGTCTTGGATCGCTGGAGAAAGGATAAGAAGAGGAGATACACATTGATCAAAAGTAGTTATGATGACTTGCGGGATAATGAAGACGCACGGAGGTATGAGATTGTGATTAAAAGATGTTTGAAATTAGCAACGCGTATATCCTCAAGTGATGAGCATGTCAATGCATTCTTGCACTATGTCGATGAGTTTGAGTCAAAGTGTGAAGGTTTAACAATTGGGTCCAAATCCGAATCAACAAAGGTCAGACCAAAGGTAGTCGCGGATAAGGATAAAAAGATATTAAGCCCTCACGTTGTCCGAGAGAAAGGGAGACCCCTAGCCAAAAGAAAGGATCCACCCGTGGAGAAGATggcaacaaagagaaagaaggaacAGGTAATAATTTTATGCTATTAATAGTTAGTATACCTTTTCTAATATATGTCTAAATGtctaattttcttttggaatttAGACTTGTAGGAAAATCTTTGATGATGAAACACAATTGGGTGACATCCCAGGATCTGATGCCAAACAATTTGATGAGAGGGCTGGTGTTGGAACACAAAACAACATTGTCACACAATCGATGCCATCAGGAAATGATGAGGTCTTTAGCTCTTGGTtaacacatatttttttttttttggttcaagcatgcatgcataattgaaAAGGTGTAattatagttgttttttttCAGATGTGTGACCATATTGATGCATAATTGGAGATGCTCTGTTTCATTTTTGTACCTCTTGGAGAGGGTTTGGTGTAATTTGTGAATATGCAAATGTTTATCTTTTGTATCTCTTGGAGAGGGTATGGTGTAGTTTGTGAATATGTAAAGGTTTAATTTTTGTATCTCTTGGAGAGGGTATGGTCTAGTTTGTGGAGATGTTGAGTTTCATTTTTGTACCTCTTGGGGAGGCTATGGAGCTATGCCAAGGCTTTGATCACTAGCTAACATGCAAAGgtctgttttctttcttttttgttttgaatctaAAAAATCTACTGATCTTTAGTAATTTTTTGGAGTACTTTGCAGTATTTAATCATGGGAATTAAGGGATGTTAGTTATGTGCAGATTGGTGTAATGATGGTGTTCTGTCCAAGCAAAGGTCTAAAAAATGCATTATGTTCCTCAtgtccctttttctttttacctaaCATGTAAAGGTCTGTTCCTCACgtcccttttctttttgaagacCTGGTTCTGAACTTTGTTTAAAACTTTGTTTGTTGATATAATAATTTTCCAgatatattttcatcattatttgTTTGCAGTGGTGAGTATTTATGGAGATGCTGTTTACATTATTCTATCTGCAGTGGTGAGTATTTTCCTCATTATGATGGTGTTCTTGTTATGGTTTATCATGAGACATATTTTCCTGATTATTGGCTTTCAGTCTTTGATCTGTCTATATCTGCCATTTTTTAGATCTGAGTTTGAACTTTGGTAAGCATTCCAGCAAGTATTTTGAATAGTTTTGTGTCACTTCTTTCGGATGGAGGATTTTGACAAGATTGGAAGGGAATACAAGACCAGGATTTTCATTTGCTATGTATTTAGTTCTTGTACAACTTTAATTTGTACCTGTTGGAGACTAAGCATGCACTGATCtctttataagtttatttcatGTGAATGAGATGATGAGGGAATTTGGCAAGATTGCAAAATGGTTTTAATGGTTGTCTCTTATAGTGTTTTAGTGGTTTGCTATTGTTCAGACTCTAGAGCGCaaacaaaaaaaggaagatCAGATGTAAACGGTGTTAGGCTGGAAGAGGGGTTAATTGAGTATAACAGGGAATCTTATATATGCATATCTTTCGAGTGAATGAAAGATGAAAGTACAGCTTGAGCCTTCATGTGGACACCATTTAGGCATTGTTCTTGTATCATAATTTCTTGTATCATAATTTCTGTGCAATTTTGCAAACATAGATCCAATATACAATAAACATAATGTTACCAATACGAATATACATATTTCATTGAAAAGTAAGGAAGCCAGTCTGGTGCTAAGCTGTTTTCATTACACAACTTTTCATTGAAAGGTCATTACAAAGGTCACAACTTGAGAAGTACCATTATAGTTGGTCCATTCAAAAATTTCCATCTACTCCCTACAACGTgttatttaaatactatttatcCAAACCAAGTcaaaactattacaaatttgACAATCTAGTACAAACacaataatttctaattttcctTCTGAAgagttgtctctctctctctcgtactTTATATTCCCTTTTTCAAACTTCATACTCGCACAACAATATGTCATCCCATATCTTCcaaattttattctctcttgTACGAATGTTCTCCTCTAGTTTGTGAAGTATATCTATCCAAATGAAAAATTCGCATTTCGCTTCTCTTTACACACAATAtgaacatttaattaaaatgataaaaaataaactcaatatGCTAATTAACATAATAAGTTGTTTTACCGTGTTATACATTGGATGTTAGATGCACTGAGAATGTTGGAACCTAAACTTATTAACCATGCTGGATTGGATTCTGTTGTTTACTTGCCTATATACTTGTCAGGGTATGTAGCACTTGATGCCAAAACTGACTTGGAAGAAAgtttatttgaaaatgttgtactTAATTATAACCCTGCGCTTCTCTAGTGAAACCCTAGTTTCTGGGTATTCATGCTTTCAGTTCAATCAGAGACattaaaaatccaaacaaaggTTCAGGCCTTAAAACACAGAtccttaaaaaattgtttgggtaataaaaaatgaacttttCCTACACCTAgcataataaaatgagaaattattaaatattcttagatTACGAATGATGATGTGAGAGTAAGCTCTTTGCAagcatcaattttaatttaaataaatttttttataaaataaattacaaactcTAGAATTCAatcctttttctatttttcccaACCTTTGCAAGTAACCCagcttagggcaggtttggggcataaaataaaacacaaaattttcatctcatctcatttcatcattacatatttttcaaattcacatacaaaatataataaacaattcaactttttcaaatcctaatacatctttttcaaatttcaaaacaataataatattaaaatttaatattttaaactttaaaataaaattcaaaattctcatctcatccctcAAACCTACCCTTAATATCCGACAGACGGTACAGTTAACATTGGGTCACTGATACAACCCAATCAACAGCTGAAGTTGGAACTACACTTTGGGCAATAGGATGGGGTCCAGTCCAAGTCCAACAACAGTAAAGCCCTCTTCCAATTGTCTGACTTTCCAGTTTCCCCTACTTCAACCATGAAAATTACACTGCGTTTCAGAAGTTGAACGGTTACAATTGGCTCCCCTCGGGTACTGTAATCTGCACTAGCCTTTAGGTAGAACACAACACGCGATCATCTCGCTTCCTCGAAAGAACCAGAAGAATAAAGAGAGAGTCAGAAAGAGAGTCCAATGTAAGTCACTGCCCTTTCTTTATAACATTTATatgtagatttttctttttgtctaatGAAGGAAATCTGTGGTATCTGAAGAATGCTGGTGAATTCCCACGTTCAATGCGGCTTAAATTTATGGTGGATATATGAGTTTAACGATTTTTGCTAGGGTTTCTGGTCCTGACGGGTTTGCTTATGAACCTGAGACTAAAATATACGGACCTtttgcattgtttttttttccacgtATTTATGGCAGAAGGGTTTTCTTTGTTTGCAAATGAATATGGGTACTATTACTAATAGCCGTGTAAAAGGATTTGGGTGGATATTTAAGAAGTTTGGACAAAATCCATTCGCTAAAATTTCTGAAAACGGTCTCTTCTGggaataaaattttgatattagtCTTTGTAGTAGTGCAATGCAGACCAAACCCGTTCCTACCAGGGGTTCGAAGGAAATAAAATGTTATCCGGTTGagtaattttagaataaaacaaaacctgtttcctgaattttttttttttataagtaagaatttttttattaatccacGTAATTAGGTATAGCGCaggtacacagggagtatacaaaatattaacctaattacaagctaagtgCTGTGAAAATCAGTATAAAAGCGTCATTAAAGCTAGTCCCATTCAATACAATGGCTGAGGCCCAAAGTAATAATGTATGATAGAAAAGGTCCCTAAACCCTCCCATTGATCGTTCCTTGTTGTTGAAGCAGCGGCCATTCCTTTCATTCAATGtacaccacattaagcatagTGGCACCATCTTCCAGACAGCAGCAATTTGACGATTACCCTGAATTCCTCTCCAGCATAACAATAAGTCaaccaccctcctaggcatgACCCAGGCAATGCCAAGCCTAGAGAAGATTTCATCCCATAGAGCCTTAACCACTTTGCAGTGAAGAAGAATATAATCCACTGTTTCTCTGTTTCTTTTACACATAAAGCACAGTCTATTATAAAAAATCCACCACTTCTCAGCTTGTCAATAGTCAATATTTTCCCATGGGAGGCCAGCCAGCTGAAGAAAGCAACCTTAAGCAGAACATTACTCCTCCATACGCTCTTCCAAGGGAAAACAGTAGAAGGGTGAGG
This window of the Juglans regia cultivar Chandler chromosome 12, Walnut 2.0, whole genome shotgun sequence genome carries:
- the LOC109012075 gene encoding protein FAR1-RELATED SEQUENCE 4-like isoform X3 gives rise to the protein MPYPPSSNPEELRRVEESFQQPYMSYPPSSNPEDLRRVETTLQHPMMPSPYMPDPPLNNTGDLRRETTPASTVPTSPEFEQSFHSNGETVSDVNEEAEGEGTTLVSNDDVQVEAPRSGMEFVSEKELKAYYKRYAKQEGFGVRTQRTKRDDDGRAVYVTIGCARGGKYQPKHNNISRPRPTTKTDCKAKVNATLNKNGIWVFTTVENAHNHSTLSPKKSRLLRSHKCVDEYSQRMLDLNDRASIRMNKNYCALVEARGFENFEFQEKDCRNFIDKARHLRLGKGDGEALNEYFQRMREMNDGFVSVMDVDDDGRLRNVFWADARSRAAYEDFGDVVTFDTTYLTNRYGMPFAPFVGVNHHGQSILLGVGLLSNEDTHTFVWLFRVWLNCMNGRAPKAIITDQDRAMKSAIATVFPKTCHRYCLWHIMRKLPEKLGSHSQFNAGLKTSIQTTIYDSQTCTEFEERWGQLLEKYDLQGNNWLQSLYDERSFWVPVYLKNVFWAGMSMTQRSESMNTFFDEYVHSGTTLKKFIDQFDNALRKKAEVEIMADFNSSNQTIPCVSHFSIEKQFQKLYTNAKFKEVQRELIGLMCCNCTLVSTHECISTFDVLDEICIDDCTKTVHYSVYYNEEECELKCTCALFEMRGILCRHVLRVCQLKKINVLPDMYVLDRWRKDKKRRYTLIKSSYDDLRDNEDARRYEIVIKRCLKLATRISSSDEHVNAFLHYVDEFESKCEGLTIGSKSESTKVRPKVVADKDKKILSPHVVREKGRPLAKRKDPPVEKMATKRKKEQTCRKIFDDETQLGDIPGSDAKQFDERAGVGTQNNIVTQSMPSGNDEMCDHIDA
- the LOC109012075 gene encoding protein FAR1-RELATED SEQUENCE 4-like isoform X2, yielding MGEEEDGMPPRPSTSTSQSYVGPINPYYSPLMRPQNTYQNPNVYHHPFEQNMPYPPSSNPEELRRVEESFQQPYMSYPPSSNPEDLRRVETTLQHPMMPSPYMPDPPLNNTGDLRRETTPASTVPTSPEFEQSFHSNGEAEGEGTTLVSNDDVQVEAPRSGMEFVSEKELKAYYKRYAKQEGFGVRTQRTKRDDDGRAVYVTIGCARGGKYQPKHNNISRPRPTTKTDCKAKVNATLNKNGIWVFTTVENAHNHSTLSPKKSRLLRSHKCVDEYSQRMLDLNDRASIRMNKNYCALVEARGFENFEFQEKDCRNFIDKARHLRLGKGDGEALNEYFQRMREMNDGFVSVMDVDDDGRLRNVFWADARSRAAYEDFGDVVTFDTTYLTNRYGMPFAPFVGVNHHGQSILLGVGLLSNEDTHTFVWLFRVWLNCMNGRAPKAIITDQDRAMKSAIATVFPKTCHRYCLWHIMRKLPEKLGSHSQFNAGLKTSIQTTIYDSQTCTEFEERWGQLLEKYDLQGNNWLQSLYDERSFWVPVYLKNVFWAGMSMTQRSESMNTFFDEYVHSGTTLKKFIDQFDNALRKKAEVEIMADFNSSNQTIPCVSHFSIEKQFQKLYTNAKFKEVQRELIGLMCCNCTLVSTHECISTFDVLDEICIDDCTKTVHYSVYYNEEECELKCTCALFEMRGILCRHVLRVCQLKKINVLPDMYVLDRWRKDKKRRYTLIKSSYDDLRDNEDARRYEIVIKRCLKLATRISSSDEHVNAFLHYVDEFESKCEGLTIGSKSESTKVRPKVVADKDKKILSPHVVREKGRPLAKRKDPPVEKMATKRKKEQTCRKIFDDETQLGDIPGSDAKQFDERAGVGTQNNIVTQSMPSGNDEMCDHIDA
- the LOC109012076 gene encoding Golgi SNAP receptor complex member 1-1-like isoform X1 — its product is MDVPSSWDALRKQARKLEAQLDEQMNSYRKVVSTKGMAKTDTSENDFESGIDRLLKQLQQVNSQMQAWVSSGGSEMVSHTLTRHQEILQDLTQEFYRLCSSLRAKKEHASLLEDFREFDCSRLDLEDSVGSAEQALLKEHASISRSTGQMDTVISQAQATLGALVLQHLSFGGINSKLSNVSSRLPTVNSILSAIKRKKSMETIILSLVASVCTFLIFIYWLSK
- the LOC109012075 gene encoding protein FAR1-RELATED SEQUENCE 4-like isoform X1 — encoded protein: MGEEEDGMPPRPSTSTSQSYVGPINPYYSPLMRPQNTYQNPNVYHHPFEQNMPYPPSSNPEELRRVEESFQQPYMSYPPSSNPEDLRRVETTLQHPMMPSPYMPDPPLNNTGDLRRETTPASTVPTSPEFEQSFHSNGETVSDVNEEAEGEGTTLVSNDDVQVEAPRSGMEFVSEKELKAYYKRYAKQEGFGVRTQRTKRDDDGRAVYVTIGCARGGKYQPKHNNISRPRPTTKTDCKAKVNATLNKNGIWVFTTVENAHNHSTLSPKKSRLLRSHKCVDEYSQRMLDLNDRASIRMNKNYCALVEARGFENFEFQEKDCRNFIDKARHLRLGKGDGEALNEYFQRMREMNDGFVSVMDVDDDGRLRNVFWADARSRAAYEDFGDVVTFDTTYLTNRYGMPFAPFVGVNHHGQSILLGVGLLSNEDTHTFVWLFRVWLNCMNGRAPKAIITDQDRAMKSAIATVFPKTCHRYCLWHIMRKLPEKLGSHSQFNAGLKTSIQTTIYDSQTCTEFEERWGQLLEKYDLQGNNWLQSLYDERSFWVPVYLKNVFWAGMSMTQRSESMNTFFDEYVHSGTTLKKFIDQFDNALRKKAEVEIMADFNSSNQTIPCVSHFSIEKQFQKLYTNAKFKEVQRELIGLMCCNCTLVSTHECISTFDVLDEICIDDCTKTVHYSVYYNEEECELKCTCALFEMRGILCRHVLRVCQLKKINVLPDMYVLDRWRKDKKRRYTLIKSSYDDLRDNEDARRYEIVIKRCLKLATRISSSDEHVNAFLHYVDEFESKCEGLTIGSKSESTKVRPKVVADKDKKILSPHVVREKGRPLAKRKDPPVEKMATKRKKEQTCRKIFDDETQLGDIPGSDAKQFDERAGVGTQNNIVTQSMPSGNDEMCDHIDA
- the LOC109012076 gene encoding Golgi SNAP receptor complex member 1-1-like isoform X2 yields the protein MDVPSSWDALRKQARKLEAQLDEQMNSYRKVVSTKGMAKTDTSENDFESGIDRLLKQLQQVNSQMQAWVSSGGSEMVSHTLTRHQEILQDLTQEFYRLCSSLRAKKEHASLLEDFREFDCSRLDLEDSVGSAEQALLKEHASISRSTGQTSALHLMHGGRALGFIMKQFYNEMVCSHCFCLCL